The following proteins are encoded in a genomic region of Danio rerio strain Tuebingen ecotype United States chromosome 16, GRCz12tu, whole genome shotgun sequence:
- the LOC110438021 gene encoding uncharacterized protein isoform X4 gives MKVDCESCSRSINTSSKTVERFQTMSTRPFEILAEMESCKTLTVERFQTMSTRPLEILAEMESCKTVTVGRRGEKRKADNKPYTLRKRIRVTELENTRDTEMSSYQEKTSSGGRGVKRKADDDLQSVSGGVKPYALRKRIRVTELENTRVDADTEASSSGGRGVKRKADDDLQSDGVKPYALRKRIRVTELENTRDTEMSSYQEKTSSGGRGEKRKADDAFQSVSGGVKPSAHRKRIKAAELENTRVDADTEASSSGGRGVKRKADDDLQSDGVKPYALRKCIRTAERSSDENSRSEAPRAQKRKAGCLDQDTAAAKRVKTAQIQHGGSSSGGKTAAKDSSSAKDSSSAKDSRSAKDSSSAKDSSSAKDSSSAKDSSSAKDSSSAKDSSSAKDSSSAKDSSSAKDSSSAKDSSSAKDSSSAKDSSSAKDISSGSLLDRYVLGEKLGRGHEGTVYVATRKSDGQKVAIKILNEEYHGERHYLAGYPEYVIPEVFSLMKLKKPPLCPHITELYEFAMEGSKNYLVMEYVPSYITLGKFIRKNNGRLSESVARPLLMQLIIAAQRCIEHAVYHGSMHLENILVNPKTLQLKLIDFGNSTHIPDNCWRSPYLGVTRYRLQEGERYRIITHAVRRHVLAVRGALSRMVNGYTSISNYRRRRFHPSLSAECKDLLHWMISYRPDKGPVLEEILEHKWFSMK, from the exons TTGGACGAAGAGGAGAGAAGAGGAAAGCGGATAATAAACCATATACTCTGCGGAAACGCATCAGAGTTACAGAACTGGAGAACACAAGAGACACAGAGATGAGCAGCTATCAAGAGAAAACCAGCTCAG gaggaagaggagtgaagaggaAAGCAGATGATGATTTGCAGAGTGTTTCTGGTGGAGTCAAACCATACGCTCTGCGGAAACGCATCAGAGTTACAGAGCTGGAGAACACAAGAGTAGACGCCGACACAGAGgcgtccagctcag gaggaagaggagtgaagaggaAAGCAGATGATGATTTACAGAGTGATGGAGTTAAACCATACGCTCTGCGGAAACGCATCAGAGTTACAGAACTGGAGAACACAAGAGACACAGAGATGAGCAGCTATCAAGAGAAAACCAGCTCAG gaggaagaggagagaaGCGGAAAGCAGATGATGCTTTTCAGAGTGTTTCTGGTGGAGTCAAACCATCTGCCCACCGGAAACGCATCAAAGCTGCAGAGCTGGAGAACACAAGAGTAGACGCCGACACAGAGgcgtccagctcag gaggaagaggagtgaagaggaaagcggatgatgatttgCAGAGTGATGGAGTCAAACCATACGCTCTGCGGAAATGCATCAGAACTGCAGAGAGGTCCAGCGATGAGAACAGCCGCTCAG AAGCTCCAAGAGCACAGAAGAGGAAGGCTGGATGTCTGGATCAGGACACAGCTGCTGCAAAACGAGTGAAAACAGCCCAGATCCAACATGGCGGCAGCAGCAGTGGCGGGAAAACTgcagctaaagacagcagctcagctaaagacagcagctcagctaaagacagcagatcagctaaagacagcagctcagctaaagacagcagctcagctaaagacagcagctcagctaaagacagcagctcagctaaagacagcagctcagctaaagacagcagctcagctaaagacagcagctcagctaaagacagcagctcagctaaagacagcagctcagctaaagacagcagctcagctaaagacagcagctcagctaaagacagcagctcagctaaagacatCAGCTCAG GATCTTTACTTGACAGATATGTGCTTGGAGAGAAGCTGGGACGGGGGCATGAAGGCACTGTCTATGTGGCTACACGGAAATCTGATGGCCAGAAG GTTGCCATAAAAATTTTGAATGAGGAGTATCATGGAGAGAGACACTACTTG GCTGGATATCCTGAATATGTGATCCCAGAAGTATTTAGTCTGATGAAACTCAAGAAACCTCCGCTCTGCCCGCACATCACAGAGCTGTACGAGTTCGCCATGGAGGGAAGCAAAAACTACCTGGTCATGGAGTACGTGCCCTCGTACATAACCTTGGGGAAGTTCATCAGGAAGAACAATGGCCGCCTGAGCGAGAGTGTTGCCCGGCCGCTGCTCATGCAGCTCATTATTGCTGCACAGCGCTGCATTGAGCATGCCGTATACCATGGGTCCATGCATCTAGAAAACATCCTGGTCAATCCAAAGACCCTGCAGCTCAAGCTGATAGATTTCGGCAACAGTACTCATATTCCAGACAACTGCTGGAGATCCCCCTATCTGG GAGTAACGAGATACCGTTTACAGGAGGGGGAACGCTACAGAATCATTACTCATGCTGTTAGAAGGCATGTCTTGGCTGTTAGAGGAGCGCTGTCAAGGATGGTCAACGGATATACCAGTATCTCCAATTATAGACGTCGACGATTTCATCCCAGTCTGTCAGCAG AGTGCAAGGATCTGTTACACTGGATGATCAGTTACCGGCCTGATAAAGGACCTGTGTTAgaggagattttggagcacaagtGGTTCAGCATGAAGTAG
- the LOC110438021 gene encoding uncharacterized protein isoform X3 → MSSYQEKTSSGGRGVKRKADDDLQSVSGGVKPYALRKRIRVTELENTRVDADTEASSSGGRGVKRKADDDLQSDGVKPYALRKRIRVTELENTRDTEMSSYQEKTSSGGRGEKRKADDAFQSVSGGVKPSAHRKRIKAAELENTRVDADTEASSSGGRGVKRKADDDLQSDGVKPYALRKCIRTAERSSDENSRSEAPRAQKRKAGCLDQDTAAAKRVKTAQIQHGGSSSGGKTAAKDSSSAKDSSSAKDSRSAKDSSSAKDSSSAKDSSSAKDSSSAKDSSSAKDSSSAKDSSSAKDSSSAKDSSSAKDSSSAKDSSSAKDSSSAKDISSGSLLDRYVLGEKLGRGHEGTVYVATRKSDGQKVAIKILNEEYHGERHYLAGYPEYVIPEVFSLMKLKKPPLCPHITELYEFAMEGSKNYLVMEYVPSYITLGKFIRKNNGRLSESVARPLLMQLIIAAQRCIEHAVYHGSMHLENILVNPKTLQLKLIDFGNSTHIPDNCWRSPYLGVTRYRLQEGERYRIITHAVRRHVLAVRGALSRMVNGYTSISNYRRRRFHPSLSAECKDLLHWMISYRPDKGPVLEEILEHKWFSMK, encoded by the exons ATGAGCAGCTATCAAGAGAAAACCAGCTCAG gaggaagaggagtgaagaggaAAGCAGATGATGATTTGCAGAGTGTTTCTGGTGGAGTCAAACCATACGCTCTGCGGAAACGCATCAGAGTTACAGAGCTGGAGAACACAAGAGTAGACGCCGACACAGAGgcgtccagctcag gaggaagaggagtgaagaggaAAGCAGATGATGATTTACAGAGTGATGGAGTTAAACCATACGCTCTGCGGAAACGCATCAGAGTTACAGAACTGGAGAACACAAGAGACACAGAGATGAGCAGCTATCAAGAGAAAACCAGCTCAG gaggaagaggagagaaGCGGAAAGCAGATGATGCTTTTCAGAGTGTTTCTGGTGGAGTCAAACCATCTGCCCACCGGAAACGCATCAAAGCTGCAGAGCTGGAGAACACAAGAGTAGACGCCGACACAGAGgcgtccagctcag gaggaagaggagtgaagaggaaagcggatgatgatttgCAGAGTGATGGAGTCAAACCATACGCTCTGCGGAAATGCATCAGAACTGCAGAGAGGTCCAGCGATGAGAACAGCCGCTCAG AAGCTCCAAGAGCACAGAAGAGGAAGGCTGGATGTCTGGATCAGGACACAGCTGCTGCAAAACGAGTGAAAACAGCCCAGATCCAACATGGCGGCAGCAGCAGTGGCGGGAAAACTgcagctaaagacagcagctcagctaaagacagcagctcagctaaagacagcagatcagctaaagacagcagctcagctaaagacagcagctcagctaaagacagcagctcagctaaagacagcagctcagctaaagacagcagctcagctaaagacagcagctcagctaaagacagcagctcagctaaagacagcagctcagctaaagacagcagctcagctaaagacagcagctcagctaaagacagcagctcagctaaagacagcagctcagctaaagacatCAGCTCAG GATCTTTACTTGACAGATATGTGCTTGGAGAGAAGCTGGGACGGGGGCATGAAGGCACTGTCTATGTGGCTACACGGAAATCTGATGGCCAGAAG GTTGCCATAAAAATTTTGAATGAGGAGTATCATGGAGAGAGACACTACTTG GCTGGATATCCTGAATATGTGATCCCAGAAGTATTTAGTCTGATGAAACTCAAGAAACCTCCGCTCTGCCCGCACATCACAGAGCTGTACGAGTTCGCCATGGAGGGAAGCAAAAACTACCTGGTCATGGAGTACGTGCCCTCGTACATAACCTTGGGGAAGTTCATCAGGAAGAACAATGGCCGCCTGAGCGAGAGTGTTGCCCGGCCGCTGCTCATGCAGCTCATTATTGCTGCACAGCGCTGCATTGAGCATGCCGTATACCATGGGTCCATGCATCTAGAAAACATCCTGGTCAATCCAAAGACCCTGCAGCTCAAGCTGATAGATTTCGGCAACAGTACTCATATTCCAGACAACTGCTGGAGATCCCCCTATCTGG GAGTAACGAGATACCGTTTACAGGAGGGGGAACGCTACAGAATCATTACTCATGCTGTTAGAAGGCATGTCTTGGCTGTTAGAGGAGCGCTGTCAAGGATGGTCAACGGATATACCAGTATCTCCAATTATAGACGTCGACGATTTCATCCCAGTCTGTCAGCAG AGTGCAAGGATCTGTTACACTGGATGATCAGTTACCGGCCTGATAAAGGACCTGTGTTAgaggagattttggagcacaagtGGTTCAGCATGAAGTAG